One window of the Diospyros lotus cultivar Yz01 chromosome 12, ASM1463336v1, whole genome shotgun sequence genome contains the following:
- the LOC127787469 gene encoding uncharacterized protein LOC127787469, with the protein MAFYADEEEVWKCPQHPSKRRKTGICPTCLRDRLNTLCPDCANVRPCACCPTSATTSSNSSSSSSFSLFSSRSVRESSRAAGVGSVGRVSNLIESEPSFHRSRSVGLPFLRSRLASVRDYGGSKTPAPGTQSRSSFWSVFRTRKNKKGAEEEDEESKRPEYYVQRMMMRSRSVSVPAASNRVAGDVRASPGKNRGWYFPSPIKAFRHWTTPRVVRERSPLYRG; encoded by the coding sequence ATGGCGTTTTACGCAGACGAAGAGGAGGTGTGGAAATGTCCACAACACCCTTCCAAGCGGAGGAAGACCGGAATTTGCCCAACCTGCCTTCGTGACCGACTCAACACCCTCTGCCCCGACTGCGCTAACGTGCGCCCCTGTGCGTGCTGCCCCACCTCCGCCACCACGTCGTCTaactcctcttcttcctcttccttctctctcttttcctcccgCAGTGTCCGGGAGTCCTCCAGGGCCGCCGGCGTCGGCTCCGTCGGCCGCGTTTCCAACCTCATCGAAAGCGAACCTTCCTTCCACCGCTCCCGATCCGTCGGACTCCCCTTCCTCCGCTCTCGGTTAGCATCAGTCAGAGATTACGGTGGCAGCAAAACTCCGGCTCCGGGAACTCAGTCCAGATCGTCGTTCTGGTCGGTGTTCAGGACGCGCAAGAACAAGAAAGGcgccgaagaagaagacgaagagtCGAAGAGGCCGGAATATTACGTGCAACGGATGATGATGAGATCAAGATCTGTGAGCGTGCCGGCGGCGTCAAACCGAGTCGCCGGAGACGTCAGAGCATCGCCGGGAAAAAACAGGGGCTGGTACTTCCCCAGCCCCATCAAAGCTTTCCGGCACTGGACAACTCCCAGAGTCGTTCGAGAACGATCTCCTTTGTATAGAggttaa